Proteins encoded by one window of Dietzia sp. B32:
- a CDS encoding DUF3072 domain-containing protein has product MTNPDMTNPEMANPAPDPDQGRAEETLGSPVPEGRTADGGSLQRDPDDWVTGDEPMTEAQKSYLDTLAREAGEELPATLTKAEASEHIDRLQKNSPRTGHA; this is encoded by the coding sequence ATGACCAACCCGGACATGACCAACCCCGAAATGGCCAACCCCGCGCCCGACCCGGACCAGGGCCGCGCAGAAGAGACCCTCGGTTCGCCCGTCCCCGAGGGCCGGACCGCCGACGGCGGGTCGTTGCAGCGCGATCCCGACGACTGGGTCACCGGCGACGAGCCCATGACCGAGGCGCAGAAGAGCTACCTCGACACCCTGGCCCGCGAGGCCGGCGAGGAACTCCCTGCGACCCTGACCAAGGCCGAGGCCTCCGAGCACATCGACCGACTGCAGAAGAACAGCCCGCGCACCGGCCACGCCTAG
- a CDS encoding Rv2640c family ArsR-like transcriptional regulator, which translates to MPKALPVIDVSGPICCDPVSAAPMNDAAALELALRLKALADPVRLKLVSILLTDSGDGVCTCDLATGVDLAESTVSYHLGQLRKAGMVVSERRGMNVYYRARAESLDALRGVLDPNCCR; encoded by the coding sequence ATGCCCAAAGCGCTCCCCGTGATCGACGTCAGCGGGCCGATCTGCTGCGACCCGGTGTCGGCCGCACCCATGAACGATGCCGCCGCCCTCGAGCTGGCCCTGCGCCTCAAGGCCCTCGCCGACCCGGTCCGCCTCAAGCTGGTGTCGATCCTGCTCACCGACAGCGGCGACGGCGTGTGCACCTGCGATCTGGCGACGGGTGTCGATCTGGCCGAATCCACCGTCAGCTACCACCTCGGGCAGCTGCGCAAGGCCGGCATGGTCGTCTCCGAACGTCGCGGCATGAACGTCTACTACCGGGCGCGCGCCGAGTCCCTCGACGCCCTGCGGGGGGTGCTCGACCCGAACTGCTGCCGCTGA
- a CDS encoding dihydrofolate reductase family protein produces MSRKITAHMFSTLNGVSEHAERWQFDAFGPDEMQSMQQMTASTTDLVLGRTLWQEWSGFWPTYTDDPFAQWVNPIRKHVLTSTLTGELPWTSTIVSGDAAEYLEQLRTQPGGDIAVGGGIETTRRLVLAGLVDVLTLTIHPVITGDGRRLFDDSVPTTRLHLLNSTQTRAGNILATYSVRRDTAD; encoded by the coding sequence ATGAGCCGCAAGATCACCGCGCACATGTTCTCCACGCTCAACGGCGTGTCCGAGCACGCGGAACGCTGGCAGTTCGACGCGTTCGGCCCCGACGAGATGCAGTCCATGCAGCAGATGACCGCCTCCACCACGGACCTGGTGCTGGGCCGCACGCTCTGGCAGGAATGGTCCGGGTTCTGGCCGACGTACACCGACGACCCGTTCGCCCAGTGGGTCAACCCGATCCGCAAGCATGTGCTCACCTCAACGCTGACCGGTGAGCTGCCGTGGACGAGCACGATCGTCTCCGGCGACGCGGCGGAGTACCTCGAGCAGCTGCGTACCCAGCCCGGCGGGGACATCGCCGTGGGCGGCGGGATCGAGACCACCCGACGACTGGTCCTGGCCGGTTTGGTCGACGTGCTCACCCTGACCATCCACCCTGTGATCACAGGCGATGGCCGCAGGCTCTTCGACGACTCCGTCCCCACCACGCGCCTGCACCTGCTGAACTCCACCCAGACCCGGGCGGGCAACATCCTCGCCACCTACTCCGTCCGCCGGGACACGGCCGACTGA
- a CDS encoding organic hydroperoxide resistance protein, which produces MSDALYTVEALSTGGGRDGHVATADKAVDLEMAPPKELGGSGEGNNPEQLFAAGYAACFHSALQSAARAKKVTIDGSSVGARVSLVRSGEESIDIAVDLEVIIPGLESEQADELAKLAHEMCPYSRATKGNIDVTVSVGED; this is translated from the coding sequence ATGTCCGATGCGCTGTACACCGTCGAAGCCCTCTCCACCGGCGGCGGCCGGGACGGGCACGTCGCCACCGCCGACAAGGCCGTGGACCTGGAGATGGCCCCGCCCAAGGAGCTCGGCGGCTCGGGCGAGGGAAACAACCCCGAGCAGCTGTTCGCCGCCGGGTACGCCGCCTGCTTCCACTCCGCCCTGCAGAGCGCGGCGCGGGCGAAGAAGGTCACCATCGACGGCTCGTCCGTGGGCGCGCGGGTGTCGCTGGTGCGCTCGGGCGAGGAGAGCATCGACATCGCCGTGGACCTCGAGGTGATCATCCCCGGCCTCGAGTCCGAGCAGGCCGACGAGCTGGCGAAGCTGGCGCACGAGATGTGCCCGTACTCCCGCGCCACGAAGGGCAACATCGACGTCACCGTCTCGGTCGGCGAGGACTGA
- a CDS encoding YciI family protein: MAKYLLLKHYRGSAPEEPTYPPMGEWDSDDAAAHFRYMEDFANRLRDSGEYVDSHALSESGTWVRYDGEGRPPLTDGPFAETKDLIAGWMIIDVADYDRALALASELSAAPGPGGEPIREWLELRPLLSAPTEIED; this comes from the coding sequence ATGGCCAAGTACCTGTTGCTCAAGCATTACCGCGGCTCCGCTCCGGAGGAGCCCACCTATCCGCCGATGGGCGAATGGGACTCCGACGACGCCGCTGCCCACTTCCGGTACATGGAGGACTTCGCGAACCGACTGCGGGACTCCGGGGAGTACGTGGACTCCCACGCACTGTCGGAGTCGGGGACGTGGGTGCGGTACGACGGCGAGGGCCGCCCGCCGCTGACCGACGGCCCGTTCGCCGAGACCAAGGACCTGATCGCCGGCTGGATGATCATTGATGTGGCCGACTACGACCGGGCCCTGGCGCTGGCGTCCGAACTGTCCGCGGCCCCGGGGCCGGGCGGCGAACCGATCCGTGAGTGGCTCGAACTGCGGCCGCTGCTCTCCGCCCCCACGGAGATCGAGGACTGA
- a CDS encoding SDR family NAD(P)-dependent oxidoreductase, which yields MTADDLTGRVAIVTGSTAGLGARFAHVLAGAGATVVVTGRRTERIREVVESIGRSGGKAHGVRLDVTDPASIEDCLTGVTEQIGLPQILVNNAGIPDAQRAHKMSLELVDAVLDTNVRGPWLMATGVARRLIEAGVPGRIVNVTSMSAYQYDGNGAALYSTTKAAVSRMTEALAVEWSRRFINVNAIAPGVFASEMTDGMLARVGDIAPGLPRQRLGQPEQIDSTLLYLVSDASEAVTGTVIKIDDGQLPR from the coding sequence ATGACTGCTGACGACCTCACGGGTCGCGTCGCGATCGTCACCGGATCGACGGCCGGACTCGGTGCCAGATTCGCGCACGTACTCGCAGGCGCGGGCGCGACTGTCGTCGTCACCGGGCGGCGCACCGAACGGATCCGGGAGGTCGTCGAGTCGATCGGCCGGAGCGGCGGCAAGGCGCACGGCGTTCGGCTCGACGTCACCGATCCCGCCTCGATCGAGGATTGCCTCACCGGAGTCACCGAGCAGATCGGCCTCCCGCAGATCCTCGTCAACAACGCCGGCATCCCTGACGCGCAGCGTGCGCACAAGATGTCGTTGGAGCTGGTGGACGCCGTGCTGGACACCAATGTCCGCGGCCCGTGGCTCATGGCGACCGGCGTGGCCCGCCGCCTGATCGAGGCCGGGGTGCCGGGCCGGATCGTCAACGTCACGTCGATGAGCGCCTACCAGTACGACGGCAACGGAGCGGCTCTCTACTCGACCACCAAAGCCGCGGTCAGTCGGATGACGGAGGCCCTCGCCGTGGAGTGGTCGCGCAGGTTCATCAACGTTAACGCGATCGCTCCGGGGGTCTTCGCCTCGGAGATGACCGACGGCATGCTCGCCCGCGTCGGCGACATCGCGCCCGGGCTCCCCCGTCAGCGCCTCGGCCAGCCCGAGCAGATCGATTCGACGCTGCTCTACCTGGTGTCCGACGCGTCGGAGGCGGTCACCGGCACCGTCATCAAGATCGACGACGGGCAGCTTCCCCGCTGA
- a CDS encoding sigma-70 family RNA polymerase sigma factor, with amino-acid sequence MHTIEAEDYRREILGYCYRYFGCFAEAEDATQETMLRAWKARDGAGFQGRSSLRTWLYSIATNVCLDMTRAPQRRALPTDLTEPGAVPDDPTMLATLPEVTWIGPASDAHLGIDPSATAVVRESVRLAFVAALQYLPPRQRVVLLLRDVLDHSAAECAELLGMTLPSVNSALARARKTLSQHEIALPHPTENTSSSSPRPDPHVDAGLLEQYVAAFEAYDVGRLVTLLTDDAEFSMPPFELWLRGSAEIERWWRGPGEVCRNARTITTSANGRPAVAVYHAVGDQRWEPFAIHVLDSDAGRISAITHFIGAHHFSEFGLPARLP; translated from the coding sequence GTGCACACGATCGAGGCGGAGGACTACCGGCGCGAGATCCTCGGCTACTGCTACCGCTACTTCGGCTGCTTCGCCGAGGCCGAGGACGCGACCCAGGAGACCATGCTCCGCGCGTGGAAAGCCAGGGACGGCGCCGGGTTCCAGGGCCGATCGTCCCTGCGTACGTGGCTGTATTCGATCGCCACCAACGTCTGCCTGGACATGACCCGGGCTCCACAGCGCAGGGCCCTGCCCACGGACCTCACCGAACCCGGCGCAGTGCCCGACGACCCCACGATGTTGGCGACCCTGCCCGAGGTCACCTGGATCGGCCCGGCGAGCGACGCGCATCTGGGGATCGATCCATCCGCCACCGCAGTCGTGCGCGAGTCCGTCCGACTCGCCTTTGTCGCCGCCCTCCAGTACCTGCCGCCACGGCAGCGGGTCGTGCTGCTCCTGCGCGACGTCCTCGACCACTCGGCCGCGGAGTGCGCCGAACTCCTCGGGATGACGCTCCCCTCCGTCAATTCCGCGCTCGCCCGGGCCCGGAAGACCCTGTCCCAGCACGAGATCGCGCTCCCCCACCCGACGGAGAACACCTCGTCGTCGTCGCCCCGCCCCGACCCGCACGTCGACGCGGGCCTGCTCGAGCAGTACGTCGCGGCGTTCGAGGCCTACGACGTCGGCCGGCTGGTCACACTCCTGACCGACGACGCCGAGTTCTCCATGCCGCCGTTCGAACTCTGGCTGCGCGGTTCGGCGGAGATCGAACGGTGGTGGCGCGGTCCGGGTGAGGTCTGCCGCAACGCGCGCACCATCACGACCTCCGCCAACGGCCGACCAGCCGTCGCGGTCTATCACGCGGTCGGAGACCAGCGCTGGGAGCCGTTCGCGATCCACGTCCTCGACTCCGACGCCGGCCGCATCTCGGCCATCACCCACTTCATCGGCGCGCACCACTTCTCCGAGTTCGGCCTCCCCGCACGGTTGCCGTAG
- a CDS encoding cupin domain-containing protein gives MTRSVIALLTGVCVLATAACSPDDPTAESPEVRTVNPTEPLPPASTIAGSQPFLAVDIVQGRQSRPVDLQVDGGDDGVSVTFREITIEPGASTGEHCHYGSLIAVVKQGELTHYSDGHPDGPRIYRVGDSNIEEAGSIYESRNHGTEDVVLMATYVTPAGKELLETDLTKCEA, from the coding sequence GTGACCAGATCCGTCATCGCCCTACTCACCGGTGTCTGCGTCCTGGCCACCGCCGCGTGCAGTCCCGACGACCCGACGGCGGAGTCGCCCGAGGTGAGGACCGTGAACCCGACCGAGCCGCTCCCGCCCGCCTCGACGATCGCGGGGTCGCAGCCCTTCCTGGCCGTCGACATCGTGCAGGGCCGGCAGTCCCGCCCCGTCGACCTCCAGGTGGACGGCGGCGACGACGGCGTATCGGTGACCTTCCGCGAGATCACGATCGAGCCGGGGGCGAGCACCGGCGAACACTGTCACTACGGATCTCTGATCGCCGTCGTCAAGCAGGGCGAACTCACGCACTACTCCGACGGCCACCCCGACGGCCCCCGCATCTACCGCGTCGGGGACTCGAACATCGAGGAAGCGGGCTCGATCTACGAGAGCCGGAACCACGGGACGGAGGACGTGGTTCTGATGGCGACCTACGTGACCCCGGCGGGTAAGGAACTCCTCGAGACGGACCTGACGAAGTGTGAGGCGTGA
- a CDS encoding enoyl-CoA hydratase-related protein, with amino-acid sequence MQPSPDQASDSSPDQPEVILDRHGEIAVIRLNRPARLNAATYENLTDIITALDNCDADDDVRAVVLTGTGRAFCAGADISGGGDTFAADPDADTGDATPDTGGQVALRIFRMTKPVISAINGSAAGVGVTMTLPTDVRIAADTAKFGFVFTRRGLVPEACSTWFLPRIVGISTAIEWAVGGKTILAAEALERGLVRELVPADEVLPRAIEVAREMTRGTSPVSAALTRQLMWRMLGAPDPEVAHRAESIGIFTRGRSADVRAGVTAFLAKKEPEFPDRVSDGLPDLFS; translated from the coding sequence ATGCAGCCCTCGCCGGATCAGGCTTCCGATAGCTCGCCCGACCAGCCCGAGGTCATCCTCGATCGCCACGGCGAGATCGCCGTGATCCGGCTCAATCGTCCGGCCAGGCTCAACGCGGCGACCTACGAGAACCTGACGGACATCATCACCGCCCTGGACAACTGCGATGCGGACGACGATGTGCGTGCCGTGGTCCTCACCGGCACGGGCCGGGCGTTCTGCGCGGGGGCCGACATCTCGGGCGGGGGCGACACGTTCGCCGCTGACCCCGATGCCGACACCGGCGACGCCACGCCGGACACCGGCGGTCAGGTCGCGCTGCGCATCTTCCGCATGACCAAGCCGGTCATCTCGGCGATCAACGGGTCGGCCGCGGGCGTCGGGGTGACCATGACCCTGCCGACGGACGTGCGCATCGCCGCGGACACCGCCAAGTTCGGGTTCGTGTTCACGCGCCGGGGCCTGGTCCCGGAGGCGTGCTCGACGTGGTTCCTGCCCCGCATCGTGGGCATCTCGACCGCGATCGAATGGGCTGTTGGCGGCAAGACGATCCTCGCCGCCGAGGCACTCGAGCGTGGTCTGGTGCGGGAGTTGGTCCCGGCCGACGAGGTTCTCCCGCGAGCCATCGAGGTCGCTCGCGAGATGACGCGCGGCACGTCGCCGGTGTCGGCCGCGCTGACCCGTCAGCTCATGTGGCGCATGCTAGGCGCGCCCGACCCCGAGGTGGCCCACCGCGCCGAATCGATCGGCATCTTCACCCGCGGCAGGTCCGCCGATGTCCGCGCCGGCGTCACCGCGTTCCTCGCCAAGAAGGAGCCGGAGTTCCCTGATCGGGTGTCCGACGGCCTGCCCGACCTCTTCTCCTGA
- a CDS encoding ArsI/CadI family heavy metal resistance metalloenzyme, whose translation MSRVQLALNVDDLDEAVTFYSKLLGVQPAKLKPGYANFAVTEPPLKLVLLENPGTGGSINHLGVEVESSEKVHAEIARLTGEGLFTDEEIGTTCCFATQDKVWVTGPAGEKWEVYTVLADSETFGTSPQHLDGPAGADRVDPDGGVCCGTAAAPPEPSAQAPAEGADSSCC comes from the coding sequence ATGTCCCGCGTTCAACTTGCCCTCAACGTCGACGACCTGGACGAGGCCGTCACGTTCTACTCCAAGCTCCTCGGGGTCCAGCCGGCCAAGCTCAAGCCCGGCTACGCCAACTTCGCGGTCACCGAACCGCCGCTCAAGCTCGTCCTGCTCGAGAACCCCGGCACGGGTGGCTCGATCAACCACCTCGGGGTGGAGGTCGAGTCCTCGGAGAAGGTCCACGCCGAGATCGCGCGCCTTACTGGCGAGGGGCTGTTCACGGACGAGGAGATCGGCACCACCTGCTGCTTCGCCACCCAGGACAAGGTGTGGGTCACCGGGCCGGCGGGGGAGAAGTGGGAGGTCTACACCGTCCTCGCCGACTCCGAGACCTTCGGTACGAGTCCCCAGCACCTCGACGGCCCGGCCGGTGCCGATCGGGTCGACCCCGACGGCGGCGTGTGCTGCGGAACCGCAGCGGCGCCGCCCGAGCCGTCCGCCCAGGCGCCAGCGGAGGGCGCCGACAGCTCCTGCTGCTGA
- a CDS encoding RNA polymerase sigma factor — translation MTAPDLRALTPQVIGILIRRGADFATAEDAVQEALIEALRVWPDDPPRDPRAWLTAVAWRRFLDIVRSEGARRRREQRAAEEQGPGSSSSGPARTHPAGPAAGTAPAGDDTLWLYFLCAHPSLPMPSAIALTLRAVGGLTTRQIAQAFMVPEATMAQRISRAKRTLAGQRLDRPGDVATVLRVLYLVFNEGYTGEVDLAAEALRLTRQLSAAIDHPEVRGLLALMVLHHARRAARIGGGGATRDDGDGADGEGDDDELIPLAEQDRTRWDARAIAEGVAILQAALARDQMGEYQAQAAIAALHADAASTAETDWAQIVEWYDELLALADNPVARLGRAVAVGHADGPHAGLAALADLPESLPRLAAARAYLHELAGEPRPAAELYGRAATEATSMAERRYLGRKAADLGRASS, via the coding sequence ATGACCGCCCCCGACCTCCGGGCGCTGACGCCGCAGGTCATCGGCATCCTCATCCGCCGCGGCGCCGACTTCGCCACGGCGGAGGACGCCGTCCAGGAGGCGCTCATCGAGGCGCTGCGCGTCTGGCCCGACGACCCACCACGCGACCCCCGCGCCTGGCTGACCGCCGTGGCCTGGCGCAGGTTCCTCGACATCGTCCGCTCCGAGGGCGCCCGTCGGCGTCGTGAGCAGCGGGCGGCGGAGGAGCAGGGGCCGGGCTCGTCGTCGTCGGGCCCCGCCCGCACCCACCCCGCGGGCCCGGCTGCGGGGACCGCGCCGGCCGGCGACGACACCCTCTGGCTCTACTTCCTGTGCGCCCACCCGTCGCTACCGATGCCGTCGGCGATCGCGCTGACCCTGCGCGCCGTGGGCGGCCTGACCACGCGCCAGATCGCGCAGGCGTTCATGGTCCCCGAGGCGACCATGGCGCAGCGCATCAGCCGCGCCAAACGCACCCTCGCCGGGCAGCGACTCGACCGGCCCGGCGACGTGGCGACCGTGTTGCGGGTGCTGTACCTGGTGTTCAACGAGGGCTACACCGGCGAGGTCGACCTGGCTGCCGAAGCCCTGCGCCTGACCCGGCAGCTGTCGGCGGCCATCGACCACCCCGAGGTGCGGGGCCTGCTCGCGCTCATGGTGCTGCACCACGCGCGCCGGGCGGCGCGGATCGGCGGCGGAGGTGCGACCCGCGACGACGGCGACGGTGCCGACGGTGAGGGCGACGACGACGAGCTGATCCCCCTCGCCGAGCAGGACCGCACCCGATGGGACGCGCGAGCGATCGCGGAAGGCGTCGCGATCCTGCAGGCAGCGCTCGCACGCGACCAGATGGGGGAGTACCAGGCGCAGGCCGCGATCGCCGCTCTGCACGCCGACGCCGCGAGCACCGCCGAGACCGACTGGGCTCAGATCGTCGAGTGGTACGACGAGCTACTCGCTCTGGCGGACAATCCCGTGGCGCGGCTGGGGCGGGCCGTCGCCGTGGGGCACGCAGACGGGCCACACGCCGGGTTGGCAGCGCTCGCCGATCTGCCCGAATCGCTGCCCCGGCTCGCCGCCGCCCGGGCATACCTCCACGAGCTGGCGGGGGAGCCCCGACCCGCCGCCGAGCTGTACGGCCGGGCCGCCACCGAGGCGACGTCGATGGCCGAGCGTCGGTACCTGGGCCGCAAGGCTGCTGACCTGGGCCGGGCGTCGTCATGA
- a CDS encoding DUF4287 domain-containing protein, whose translation MSFQAYLDTIETKTGLTPRQLVDAATEKGFGPGTKAGPILAWLKEDYDLGRGHGMALVHVITKGPKIDPKHVGSGGTHSDATDTLWLDGAATNPDR comes from the coding sequence ATGTCATTCCAGGCCTACCTCGACACGATCGAGACCAAGACCGGACTCACGCCCCGGCAGTTGGTCGACGCCGCCACCGAGAAGGGCTTCGGTCCCGGAACCAAGGCCGGCCCGATCCTCGCCTGGCTCAAGGAGGACTACGACCTGGGCCGCGGACACGGCATGGCCCTGGTCCACGTCATCACCAAGGGTCCGAAGATCGACCCCAAGCACGTGGGATCGGGAGGCACCCACTCCGACGCCACCGACACGCTGTGGCTGGACGGGGCGGCCACGAATCCCGACAGGTGA